The sequence ataccggccggttagaccggtttaccggccggtttgaccggtttaccggccggttagaccggtttatcaagtgggccttaatgggccgtctcattttttctttttattttttgttttaactttaaatgcctgaaaagtatgttaaacgaatgaattttggagaaaatttgacaccattagattcgttgcaccttgaagtatttttagaatttttttgggattttttcattttttaattcaaatttaaattttgaatttggaccggtttcataccggaccgaaccggaccggtttgaccggtaaccggtcaaaccggaccggttaccgacggttcggttaaccctggATAGTAGTAGCTAGGATCAATCTTTGTTTTTATCCAGATGCTGGACATGGATTTCCTAGCCGCGGGATACCCTCACACGGGGGACTCGATCAAAACCCAGCACCCACAACAATGGCAGGTCCATACCCGCCTGCGCCTGAGTGCGCCCTGTGGACAAGTCTCCACTGTATCACTGACAGATGGTTCCACGTCAGCCACCCGAGTCTCTCTACACAATAACTGCAGAGGAACTAGTTCCTCCCCAACAACCCCCGAAGACCGTCAAAAGTTAAACCGCCGTGGTCAGTCATCAATCCTGCACAGCAGTAAGGCCAGAGACGCCCAGTAGCAGCCGTGGTAACTCTCGGGCCCCAAGTCTCAAGTTTCCTCGGCACGACTGCTACAACTCCTCCTCAGGCATCAGCCCTCAGGAGCAGCTAGCACGGCACAGCAGTAACGTAAGCCTCCAGCCAGTGGCACACTGGCACCATCCACCAGCACAGCACTTCACCGCGTCCTGTGCCTGTCAGGCTCTCCGTTTGTTTTCACCTCGCCGCGCACGCGAGCCCCTCCCGCCCCGCCCACGTCGCTCGCCCTCCacccccggcccggccggccggttcCCGTCAACCTCCCAGCTCCTCCCACTCCCCCACGGCCTCGCGCTCGCTCGCCCCGCAGCCACAAGCGCAaaggcagcagcggcgagccggaccccagcgcccaccacctgccgtccccgtccgtccgtccgtcccccccccccccccccccccccccggctctCGCTCGCTCGTGGCCTCGGCTCCCCCTCTCGCCACCCATCTATAAATACCGGGCTGCCCGCTGCGGAGATGAGAGCAGGACGCAAGAGCTAGCTAGTAGCCGGCGCCGCCGATCGATCGAGCAGCTAGCCCGGCCTCTCGCTCTCCCCGTCCGTCCTACGCAGCGTGATCGACCGAGCCGAGCGAGCTGCCTGCTGCTCCGATCGAGCTCATcatcagctagctagctactagcTAGGCCGATCGAGCGaccggccatggccgccgcctccaccccgtcgagggccAACTCGCGGGTGAACTACTCGAACGAGATCCACGACCTCTCCACCGTGCAGAGCGGCGGCTCCGCCGTCCCCACCATGTACTACCCGGAGAAGTCCCTCGCCGACATCTTCCCGCCCCACCTCCTCAAGAAGGTAACCAACTAACCGACTGAACTGCTCTGCTGCTCCGGCCACCTTCCCCACGATCGGCCATGGCGACTGATCTGACGATCGATGCGCGCCGCGCCTGGCAGGTGATCTCGGAGGTGGTGGCGACGTTCCTGCTGGTGTTCGTGACCTGCGGCGCGGCGTCCATCTACGGCGAGGACCTCAAGCGCATCTCGCAGCTGGGGcagtcggtggccggcgggctcATCGTCACCGTCATGATCTACGCCACCGGCCACATCTCCGGCGCCCACATGAACCCCGCCGTCACGCTCTCCTTCGCCTGCTTCCGGCATTTCCCCTGGATTCaggtatgtgtgtgtgtgcgcgtacCATGTTTCAGCTGCACATCGATCGATCCGTCCCTTCTGCTCTGCCGGCTCTTTTCCTCTGCTCCAAATTTCGTTTCGTGTTCGTCCTGCTACCGGAGGAGCTGCTGCTAGCGTGCTGGCATCATATTTCTCTTCGCGGCAGCTCATTGGTTGGGTCCGCTATTTTTCAATCCATTGTTGTTAATAGGAGTTCAGTAGGACTTACTTGTCAGCATGTTGTCTAGCTTTCTTCCCAAAAGAAAAATGACAGCATGTTGTCCTGGCCGTGTACCTGGCTAGTAGCCACGTCAAGATAGCTACAAGAAAACGCGGTAGAGCTTCATAATTTTTTAAGTAaaaaagttttcaaaaaaaaaataaaccacGTCGTCGAAAGTATGGGATTAGACAAAGCGAAGAGTTACTACTCTGTAGGAggaaaaaatgaagaaaaaaacaaCTAAACCAAAGGGTAATAATATAACACTTACAAAGAGACAGACTTTAGATAGTTTGCATGTCGATCACATGGCGCAGGCAATTTTAAACGCGCATACAtaattttctttaaaaaaaacttgcaaATTGGATACCGAACAATTATCTGCCAACTGGATACAAGAAGCAGCCAGCACCCGTATACTTTAGTATAGCACAAGTTGACACGTACATCCAGTACACGACTGCTTAAAGAAGTCCAGTATTTTACATCCTATAGTGAGGGTGTCAGGTCGGTAGCATGCAGATgcagctagcagcagcagcagcatccaaAACAAAAACATCGCATGCATTATTGGCAGCAACAAGCTGATCGATCTAGCATCATGTGAACCGATAAAAACAACCTCAGAGACTCAGACATAGAGACTACTCCATCTCGAATGCAGAAAGAATATTTTCTtttccacaaaaaaaaaaaggaggagcAGGTGAGAGTGAGACGGATGATGATTGGGCAACTTGGCGTAGAGATAGAGCTACCGATTGGCCCATGATGACTAGGTACAAGCTAGTAGCTTACAGGGAAAGCTCCGATGATTAGCTTCCGCTAATGGCAACTGATAACCACCGCGTGTACCGGCCGGGGGGCGGGGCCGGCGTTGACATTCCCGCGGCCCCTCCCTTTGATGAGAGGCAAGcgtcggcggccatggctcTCGATCGGTGGCCATCAAGAAGATATGGTGGCCACTGCCCACCGGCCAGGATGGCGATGGCACTCGGCGCCCTGCCAATCGCACGCCTCTGCTCATCCTTGccaggccgggcggccggcctgtGGTTCTGATCGATGTGGTGGCTTAGCTTTAATTTTTGTTGCTCGCATGCAGGTGCCGTTCTACTGGGCGGCGCAGTTCACGGGGGCGATGTGCGCGGCGTTCGTGCTCAAGGCGGTGCTCCACCCCATCGCCGTGATCGGCACCACCACGCCGACGGGGCCGCACTGGCACGCGCTCGTCATCGAGATCGTCGTCACCTTCAACATGATGTTCGTCacctgcgccgtcgccaccgaCTCCAGGGCGGTGAGTAGCTGCCTGGCTATGTCCTCCCCTGCTCTTGCTCTtactctttcttcttcttcttctcctcctcctccctgctggTTCGATTCATTGCTTGCCCTGACCTCGACGCcgtttggttttggttttggttttggtttgatGCAGGTGGGTGAGTTGGCCGGATTAGCAGTCGGTTCCGCGGTTTGCATTACGTCAATCTTCGCAGGGTAAATATGAACGACACGATGAATAATATGTTACTGACCACACTAGCTAACTGACCTTAGTACTCTCACGAGGAATTAAAACACGGTAGACTTTCGACTGAAGAGCTAGCAGTAGTGACGCTGAAGAAATCGCCTGTATATCTAGGTCCTTACTCCTTAGGAAACTAGCACGCGACGTTTCAAGCTGTTGACGTCCGTTGCCACTAAGCCGGCGGGCCACCACACTTTTTTTCCCCCTCCTTCAAATTGCCACCATATTGTTGTACAACAGTGCAAGCTGACACTTATTTGAGCAGACGATTTTTTGGACCCTCTGACCTTGGAACTATAGTCATGAACTCTTCctagtcaaaaaaaaaaacatgcgaCACACTAGCTACTAGGAAATAAAACATGGATTAGCTGTAGGTAGGCAGATTAAAAATGATGAACACACCATTGACGATGAGGCACTGAACTGATCGATGACGCGCACGCAGTTGTAATGAGTAAGCTAATGATAAGGCGCGGGGCGATTACGGGTGGCATTTGCAGGCCTGTGTCCGGCGGATCGATGAACCCGGCGAGGAcgctggcgccggcggtggccagcaACGTCTACACGGGCCTCTGGATCTACTTCCTCGGCCCCGTCATCGGCACTCTTTCCGGCGCCTGGGTCTACACCTACATCCGCTTCGAGGAGGCCCCCGCCAAGGACGGGCCCCAGCGCCTCTCCTCCTTCAAGCTCCGCCGCATGCAGAGCCagtccctcgccgccgacgagttCGACACCGTCTAATTACTCGCCGCCGGCAGGCAGGGTGTGCACGCACCACTAGCTCACACGCGCGCATCACCATCACCACGCGTGTGAGAGCCCCTACGACCACACGTGTGTACTGTGTGCTCGCTCTGTTCAAAGACCTCAGGTGGTAGGGAGAGAGCTAGAGCTCctgcgtgtgcgtgtgtgtaCCGGTACATACTCGGTGTACGTACCTACGTACGTGTTTGTATTTTTCTCCGTCGCCTATACGTACGTGTACGTGTACGTACGCGTCGTTGAGAGCAGCGGGGATCTCGGAGCAGCGTGTATGCTTTATGTTGTCTTCGGCTTTGTATTGCGTCAGAGAGGTTAATTGATGCAGCTGATGGGCTTTGTGTTGCAGAAGATGCATGCGTGTTTGAAGAAAAGTACCTTTTTGTCTActgatttatttttattttcttttttggcTTGAGACCTTTTTTTACTGCACTTTTGAAGCCAGAAAGCCAGTGGCCTGAGTCAGTTGGTGTTGAATAATTATGCTGCCATCAGGCACAAAGCATGCATGGATTAACATAGCATGCTTATGTCAGTGTTGTTGACTGCAGTGAAATGGAATTAAAAGAGAagatgaaagtgatcgggtgctctaacctaagagggggagggggtgaattaggtaccaaaaaaaacttgatctatggctccaactagtttgcacaaaacttaaactaattcaagctatttagatgtgcaactagattgttctagtgtgaaacccatatcccaaaagagttatgcaccatatagcctttcctaacaagaaactattctatgaaagtaaagtcaCAAATATTGCAAGtattaaatgcggaagcttaaatagcgggataggagatagcaaactcttgacgcaggtgtttatcccgtggttcggttagtcacaaaggcacacctacatccacgttgttgtagcactcactaagagtattactACTCGGCCACCGAGtcttttccgtgaacacaatcacggtcacattGGCCTCaagttccactaaggagcttctccacaaaggatgggggtctccacgtcccccgcacaaagatgttgtcgccgctccacaccaagtcggagggtcgatgacgttgccggcgagcttcgcggctccaaggaggccgacgcaccaagctcttgtttggttcactagagaaccacagcacaaaggctcaaggtcttgcaatctcactcactaagagctattctagcactcacactttacaagctagtgctaaaagctaaggatatgatcttgatgctcttgtatggcttggagatgttcttgggtgtgtgtgggatgttcagcaactccagcaagcttcaaatggccggggtgaggcgtatatataggccaccaagtcttgtagccgttgctccaacggttagcagaaaatctgcggatcatcggatgaaccgatgcctctggctggggtacgtcggttcatccggtcactcataacccgaagtagccgttgaactcctgacagctgacgtcattacaccgatggtatgcaccgatgtttcaccggttcaaccggtgctgaagacttggctcttgcgcgacttgcatcgtctctggaacatagtacgcccaatgcaccgatgtccctttttgaaccatcggttcatccggtgcctataagcttacttggcttcgattcccttctgcactaAAATACCATGGcttcggttcttccgacaaccatcagatgcaccgatgctcatgcgtcggttcttccggtgctaccgaccgaagagctttcaggggcgctgccctgagacccgcgtggtgcggctccccctcgacccccgccCCATCCAACGCGCCGGACATACCCTCTGCGCTCTCCACGCCTCCATGCCGGCGCGTTCAGCACGTTCGCTCGCCACGCAGCcacgctcgccgctgccggccagGCTTTCCACGCGGGCGCGCTCACCACGGTCGCCATCGAGTCCTAGGTGAATTTGCTTAGTGGAACTTGCATGCTCAACTAATTTTTGCCATGACAAAATGCATTAAATCAATATAATTGACACATGTTTTTTTGGCAGGAGAGGCTATTGCACCATCCTCGAGTCATTCATTGCGTGTCTctgcctagctagctagccatcGAGCCCTAGGTGAGCATGTGAAAAAGGCCTTTGCTCCTTCTCATGTTCGTAATATATTACATAATTTAGTTGCCCGTGATGATATAAGTTGATACCTAGATTTGTTCTGGGtaacatatgatgatcttgagcttgtgcTTGTTCAGTATGTCGTGTAGTTATATGTTTGTCATGATTGCCATCAAACCTTGTGACATATCCATGCCCAAAGCAACTCTCGTTTGTGATGATATGATGGTTGGGATagatgtgtcacatggttccATGTCTATCATGAACTCTTTTTGTTGAGAAGATTTCTCCTGCTGCAAGTTCAAGATCAAAAGAAAACGAAACATATCTGAGGCAAAATACTAGTTCAATGTTTTCTATTGAGTTGATCAAAAGTAACATGACGCTGACTATAATCTaagaaatgtttttttttgcaagagcTTAGCACCGGCTCCTAGTTACCATCGCGGGCCTCCGCCACCGGGCCACTTGTGTCACCCACCTCAGTTTGCAGGACGTATAGCAAGGTGAGGCATATAAGACTCCCCTTTTCGTACCGCATGTTCGTATATCACGTAATCTAGTTAGGCGCCTTCCGTTCGAAatagatatggatggaaatatgCAGAACTTTAGGCCCAGATGGAAGCAGCCTTCCAAGCACGGCAggaggcggcagaggagaggtGGAGGGCCGAGCGGGACGACATCCAGCAAAAATTGGATCAAACTCTAACATTTATGCAAAGCCTGGGCTCGCCGATGGGTGTTTCGCCTCCACAATTCCCTCCGGCCCCACTTGTTCGTCGTGCAGAAACTCCTCCTACCGTAAGTGGTTTTGACTCCTATCGAGTTTCGAAATGTCTTAGTGACTTAGCATTAACCTAGATTTACTTAAAAATAATATCTTATGATACATCTACAATGACTTAGAACTTAGGCTAATGCTTGTAGTTTCATTCTTATGTAACTCAATATATATTCGCTTATGTGCAGAATCAGTCGGCGGCATCCAATGATGGGCCAGTGAATCCTGACTTCTCGCCTCCGGTGCAGCAGACTCAACAGCCTCAGCAGTTTGTGTGGCCACCGCCTTAATGGGTGGCTTggattcagcagcagcagcagccaggttGGTCGCAGACGCCTACATGGCCGCCCCCGCAGATGTGGCCGCagcacccgccaccgccgccgccatcggccCCGTGAGTTATGTTGTATGGACTTGCTTTGTACCACTTTTATGGATTTGTTTGAACTTGATTTGTATGAACTCGACCAGTACTTGTGGTTGTCGATGAACGAAACAAGACTTTATTTGTATGTGTGTATCAAATGCATGTGATGCTTATTCGGATACATAGAATAATCATTATGATATATATGATTTTCTGGGGTACCATATACGTaataatcaaacaaaaaaattggttctggcacctttgccgtgtgcaaaaatggcacacggcaaatgtgccaatctttgccgtgtgcaaaaaccatggcacacggcaaatatttGACCTCGTCATCATTCCTGGCTGGCTACTTTATTTTGCTGTGGGTCGAgagtggcacacggcaaatcctTTGCCGTATGCCCGATatatagcacacggcaaaggccggcTTTGCCGATGCCTGGTTGCCGTGTGCGGCACACAGCAAAGGGTTTGCTGTGGGCTTTTGGGGCTTTACTGTGTGTCAGGGGCACACGGAAAAGGGTCGTCTCCCGTAGTGAGATTTCGCCGTACCTTAATTCGATTTCGTCCTCCACCACTGCCGAGGGGTTAGATCGGAGTGATGGGTCACAGACTCACAGTTCTGTTTCCGATCAAGTTGACCAGAGCCGATGCACAGCATCAGCATGCCAACACAGGACCACCTGATCGAAGCTACTacactgcactgcactgcactgcacagCGCAGGACCAGGAAATCTTCCCCTCCACTGATGCCGCTGCCGCCCCGGCGGACCCGATCGACCCGACCCGCGGTACACCTGCCTGCCCCATGCATCGCCACCCATGTGACCATGTCCCCCGCCCAGGCAATGCGCCGCGACGTCACAGGGGCGCGCGCGCCAAGCTATGGAGTAGGTGGCCTCCCCTGAACCCTCGCTCTCGAATCTCGATCACGTCCCCACGCCGACGCCGCACGGTCAATCACGCACGTACGCACGAGCGGATCGGACGAGCTGGCCGGCCGGGAAGCAGCGTCACCCCTGTcacctcgccggccggcgacgAACGAACCGATCGTTCCATGCGGACCATGCCCGCTGATGCCTGGGTCCAGAGATCGTGCAAGCGACGCTGGAGATTCGTCCCGCGCGGCTTGCATTGCTTACTTTCAGATCATCACACACTGACGATGACACACCCCCACTAGCTAGGGCACAGCGAAACACATGCGCCGTGTACAGGGAGAGGCGAGAAGGTAAGACGATGACCGTGGAACCCGATGACCACACATAGCTGCACATTTCCgaaaaggaagaggaggagggagaaaaaAGAGGACGGGTTGATGGGCGTGCGAGCTCATGGCGATCGAAGGTCATGCCTGTCAGCCTGTCCATCAAAGGCTGACGAACCAATGCAACCCCAGACCATTTCAGGCCATCAGTGCCTGCAGAAGCAGCAGCTGCTAGGGCAAATAAGGGcgccacaccaccaccaccaccatgtgGGCCCTCCGGACCCCGTGTGACCTCAGCATCAACCGCCTACAGCGGCCGCGATAACGAGAGGGTTCGTCGGGTCGTGTATGGCAATGGCAAGAGGGGTAGGGCATGGGCGTATGAATGCAGTGTCCACattgttttttttcccttttgacATGGCAATGTAATGTCCATTAGCTTGTAGTCAAGTATGCTTTGGAATAATCAGCCTAGCAGTGCTCCTGATCTCCGATCCTCGTAGTGCTTGTTGTACGTGTGGTTACAGTCGTGTGCTTGGGGGAATGGTGTGGGAAAGCTATGATGTGTACAAGGAATGCGTTCTTGATCAACCACGTACGCGTTTCCTTTACCATTTTCTGGGGTGTCTGAGCCTTTCAGGGCACCTGGGCTACCTGCCTCACTGTGCGGTCAGAATAGGTGACGTTTCCATATACTTGCATCAAATCTGTCGCAAAGAAGAACAATTGAAGAGCACCGGCGGTTTGTCAACGTGTGTCCTGGTGACTGTAGACTCATATAACAATACACAGCTCAACCCAAAACCTATTTAAGGCCTTGTTCGGTTAATGCCCACGATAAGAGGATTAAGAGGAATTTTGACTTGTTAGGGATTTAATCCCTTCCAATCCCCTTCAATTCCCTTGCAACCGAACAAGGTCTAAATGTGACGCTCGAGGTCTGAATCTTCTTAATAAGCATAGCCTTGCCGACGTTGCATGCCACTATGGCCCCAGACATATGGGGAACATGATGGCAATGATGAGTAGTATAGACCATAAAGCAAGGCATGACCAGTTTCAGTGTAGGGTGGTACTACTACATACTGCATATAATTATTACTTGCTAAGGTGATTTGGAACTTGAAGCGTGCGTTTTACCCGAAAAAATACAATTTTAATGGAAATCCCCTCAAGTGATTGTCGTCAGTTTGGAGAACTTTTAGCTCAACTAGTACTATCAACCCGTGCACCCTTAGGGGttagttagagatatctaataattatataTCTTATGCTCTCTTTAACCAATTAAAAATCCAGCACTataaagatacatatttatcattacataattgtaataaatgcaataggtttagttactaacaatttttctcactttgcatcgcacctccatatatgtttgatatgtatttaattgaacactttgtttgagctatgtgaacaacatgaaaattggtattcttatcttctcttatacatgaatatatggtgacacacacatcatggttagtatttttatataaataataacataaataacataaatgatagaaatagtaatataGAATTTCATATTGATGGGCTTTAAGATtatattataataatataattttgattcagatttggggtttattttaactttttattatgatatcattggataata comes from Panicum virgatum strain AP13 chromosome 4K, P.virgatum_v5, whole genome shotgun sequence and encodes:
- the LOC120703082 gene encoding aquaporin NIP2-2-like is translated as MAAASTPSRANSRVNYSNEIHDLSTVQSGGSAVPTMYYPEKSLADIFPPHLLKKVISEVVATFLLVFVTCGAASIYGEDLKRISQLGQSVAGGLIVTVMIYATGHISGAHMNPAVTLSFACFRHFPWIQVPFYWAAQFTGAMCAAFVLKAVLHPIAVIGTTTPTGPHWHALVIEIVVTFNMMFVTCAVATDSRAVGELAGLAVGSAVCITSIFAGPVSGGSMNPARTLAPAVASNVYTGLWIYFLGPVIGTLSGAWVYTYIRFEEAPAKDGPQRLSSFKLRRMQSQSLAADEFDTV